The Mangifera indica cultivar Alphonso chromosome 8, CATAS_Mindica_2.1, whole genome shotgun sequence genome has a window encoding:
- the LOC123223599 gene encoding ER lumen protein-retaining receptor erd-2.2-like isoform X1: MGAKKGGSGVNVVLKWLKRQSMKVKSFLAVTFVVCSLMAMKLWVKNHEFFFIASEATHAAGIIVLIYKLTTKKTCSGLSLRSQELTALFLAVRLICSTVMEGDIHTLLDFATLVSTAWVIYMIRFKLKSTYIKKLDNFPLYYIVVPCAILALIIHPYRYAIRVSGVLWAFCVYLESVSVLPQLRMMQNAKMIEPFTSHYVFALGAARFLSCAHWILQVIETRGRYLYLIGYGYLWFPTAFFAEMVQTFILADFCYYYMKSLNDGQLIMKMPV, encoded by the exons atggGGGCGAAGAAGGGAGGATCTGGTGTGAATGTGGTGCTAAAATGGCTGAAACGGCAGTCAATGAAGGTCAAGAGCTTTCTTGCAGTAACGTTTGTGGTATGTTCTTTAATGGCGATGAAGCTTTGGgttaaaaatcatgaatttttcTTCATTGCATCGGAGGCTACCCATGCTGCCGGTATCATTGTCTTGATCTATAAGCTCACAACCAAGAAGACCTGTTCTG GTCTCTCTCTAAGGTCTCAAGAACTCACAGCTCTGTTCCTAGCTGTAAGACTGATTTGTAGCACTGTTATGGAGGGTGATATTCACACATTGCTAGATTTTGCAACCCTCGTATCTACAGCATGGGTCATTTATATGATCCGCTTCAAGTTGAAGTCAACCTACATCAAGAAGTTAGACAACTTCCCCTTATACTATATA GTGGTGCCTTGCGCGATCCTTGCCTTAATAATCCACCCTTATAGGTATGCTATAAGGGTTAGTGGAGTTCTTTGGGCATTTTGTGTCTACTTGGAATCAGTCTCTGTGCTTCCTCAGCTTCGAATGATGCAGAACGCAAAG ATGATTGAACCATTTACATCCCATTATGTATTTGCGTTGGGTGCCGCAAGATTCTTGTCTTGCGCTCACTGGATTTTACAG GTTATTGAGACAAGAGGGCGTTATCTATATTTGATTGGATATGGATACCTATGGTTCCCAACAGCTTTCTTTGCTGAAATGGTTCAAACCTTCATCTTGGCTGATTTTTGTTACTATTACATGAAAAG TCTAAACGATGGCCAACTTATCATGAAGATGCCTGTTTAG
- the LOC123223599 gene encoding ER lumen protein-retaining receptor erd-2.2-like isoform X2 — translation MGAKKGGSGVNVVLKWLKRQSMKVKSFLAVTFVVCSLMAMKLWVKNHEFFFIASEATHAAGIIVLIYKLTTKKTCSGLSLRSQELTALFLAVRLICSTVMEGDIHTLLDFATLVSTAWVIYMIRFKLKSTYIKKLDNFPLYYIVVPCAILALIIHPYRYAIRVSGVLWAFCVYLESVSVLPQLRMMQNAKMIEPFTSHYVFALGAARFLSCAHWILQVIETRGRYLYLIGYGYLWFPTAFFAEMVQTFILADFCYYYMKSAV, via the exons atggGGGCGAAGAAGGGAGGATCTGGTGTGAATGTGGTGCTAAAATGGCTGAAACGGCAGTCAATGAAGGTCAAGAGCTTTCTTGCAGTAACGTTTGTGGTATGTTCTTTAATGGCGATGAAGCTTTGGgttaaaaatcatgaatttttcTTCATTGCATCGGAGGCTACCCATGCTGCCGGTATCATTGTCTTGATCTATAAGCTCACAACCAAGAAGACCTGTTCTG GTCTCTCTCTAAGGTCTCAAGAACTCACAGCTCTGTTCCTAGCTGTAAGACTGATTTGTAGCACTGTTATGGAGGGTGATATTCACACATTGCTAGATTTTGCAACCCTCGTATCTACAGCATGGGTCATTTATATGATCCGCTTCAAGTTGAAGTCAACCTACATCAAGAAGTTAGACAACTTCCCCTTATACTATATA GTGGTGCCTTGCGCGATCCTTGCCTTAATAATCCACCCTTATAGGTATGCTATAAGGGTTAGTGGAGTTCTTTGGGCATTTTGTGTCTACTTGGAATCAGTCTCTGTGCTTCCTCAGCTTCGAATGATGCAGAACGCAAAG ATGATTGAACCATTTACATCCCATTATGTATTTGCGTTGGGTGCCGCAAGATTCTTGTCTTGCGCTCACTGGATTTTACAG GTTATTGAGACAAGAGGGCGTTATCTATATTTGATTGGATATGGATACCTATGGTTCCCAACAGCTTTCTTTGCTGAAATGGTTCAAACCTTCATCTTGGCTGATTTTTGTTACTATTACATGAAAAG TGCAGTCTAA
- the LOC123222431 gene encoding cyclin-C1-1-like — protein MAANFWTPSHYKLLWDQEKVDEVRSPDREKGITLEEFKLIKMQMANDISKLAQSVKVRQRVVATAVTYMRRFYMRYST, from the exons ATGGCAGCTAATTTCTGGACACCCTCTCACTA TAAACTGCTCTGGGACCAGGAAAAGGTGGATGAGGTGCGCTCTCCTGACAGAGAGAAGGGAATCACTCTTGAAGAATTCAAGCTAATTAAGATGCAAATGGCAAATG aTATATCAAAATTGGCTCAAAGTGTAAAAGTGAGGCAGAG GGTAGTGGCCACTGCAGTTACATATATGAGGCGTTTTTACATGAGGTATTCTACATAA
- the LOC123222430 gene encoding ER lumen protein-retaining receptor erd-2.2-like, whose product MGAKKGGSGVNVVLKWLKRQSTKVKSFLAVTFVVCSLMAMKLWVKNHEFFFIASEATHAAGIIVLIYKLTTKKTCSGLSLRSQELTALFLAVRLICSTVMEGDVHTLLDFATLVSTAWVIYMIRFKLKSTYIKELDNFPLYYIVVPCAILALIIHPYRYAIRVSGVLWAFCVYLESVSVLPQLRMMQNAKMIEPFTSHYVFALGVARFLSCAHWILQVIETRGRYLYLIGYGYLWFPTAFLAEIVQTFVLADFCYYYIKSLNDGQLIMKMPV is encoded by the exons atggGGGCGAAGAAGGGAGGATCTGGTGTGAATGTGGTGCTAAAATGGCTGAAACGGCAGTCAACGAAGGTCAAGAGCTTTCTTGCAGTAACGTTTGTGGTATGTTCTTTAATGGCGATGAAGCTTTGGgttaaaaatcatgaatttttcTTCATTGCATCAGAGGCTACCCATGCTGCCGGCATCATTGTCTTGATCTATAAGCTCACAACCAAGAAGACCTGTTCTG GTCTCTCTCTAAGGTCTCAAGAACTCACAGCACTGTTCCTAGCTGTAAGACTGATTTGTAGCACTGTTATGGAGGGTGATGTTCACACATTGCTAGATTTTGCAACCCTCGTATCTACAGCATGGGTCATTTATATGATCCGCTTCAAGTTGAAGTCAACCTACATCAAGGAGTTAGACAACTTCCCCTTATACTATATA GTGGTGCCTTGCGCGATCCTTGCCTTAATAATCCACCCTTATAGGTATGCTATAAGGGTTAGTGGAGTTCTTTGGGCATTTTGTGTCTACTTGGAATCAGTCTCTGTGCTTCCTCAGCTTCGAATGATGCAGAACGCAAAG ATGATTGAACCATTTACATCCCATTATGTATTTGCGTTGGGTGTCGCAAGATTCTTGTCTTGCGCTCACTGGATTTTACAG GTTATTGAGACAAGAGGGCGTTATCTATATTTGATTGGATATGGATACCTATGGTTCCCAACAGCTTTCCTTGCTGAAATCGTTCAAACCTTCGTCTTGGCTGATTTCTGTTACTATTACATCAAAAG TCTAAACGATGGCCAACTTATCATGAAGATGCCTGTTTAG
- the LOC123223597 gene encoding dimethylnonatriene synthase-like produces the protein MEYFSSFTLSIIELSALVLLYHLWKTKVYYRNKSKNKRAVPQPNWAWPLIGRLPLLTSPVPACKILGAMADECGPIYSLKLGRHQTLIVSGWEIVKECFTVNDRILATRPSISVGKYIGYDNAIFALAPYGPYWREIRKIATTDLLSSHRLESLKHVRHSEVETLVKDLNFLCAENPFNPVKVNMSKLIEHFTFNISLKLIAGKRFSGTEYAEQGSEAWRIERAIKEALYLAGVFVPGDAFPWLEWIDFQGHVGSMKRTFKEIDQVLGNWLEEHFQRKLQGESNAQNDFMDVLISKIPEGAVTSGHTRETVIKATCFILIFAGAESTSVGMTWVLSLLLNHPKVLKAVQEELDSQVGREKWVEESDINKLKYFQAVVKETFRLYPPGPVTVIREAMEDCNICGYDISKGTRLIVNIWKLHRDPRIWQDPDEFRPERFMTTEPEADVKGQQFAYIPFSHGRRSCPGMTAGLQLVHLTLARLLQGFDLEAVEGKPVDMQEALGIALPKLKPLEVTIKPRLNSDLYQCV, from the exons ATggaatatttttcctctttcactCTATCAATTATAGAGCTCTCAGCTCTGGTACTTCTCTATCATCTATGGAAAACTAAGGTATACTACAGGAACAAGAGTAAGAACAAGAGGGCTGTCCCTCAACCGAATTGGGCGTGGCCTCTCATAGGCCGCCTCCCTCTACTTACTTCTCCAGTCCCAGCGTGTAAAATACTTGGAGCCATGGCTGATGAATGTGGCCCCATCTACTCACTTAAGCTCGGCCGGCACCAAACCTTGATTGTGAGCGGCTGGGAAATTGTGAAAGAATGCTTCACTGTAAATGACAGAATTTTGGCTACGCGGCCAAGTATATCGGTGGGGAAATATATCGGCTACGACAACGCCATCTTTGCGCTTGCTCCTTATGGGCCATACTGGCGGGAGATTCGCAAAATAGCCACTACGGATCTGCTCTCAAGCCACCGACTTGAGAGCCTAAAGCACGTGAGGCACTCGGAGGTTGAAACATTAGTTAAAGATTTGAATTTTCTCTGTGCAGAGAACCCATTCAATCCTGTTAAGGTGAATATGAGTAAGTTAATCGAGCACTTCACTTTCAATATAAGCCTGAAGTTGATAGCTGGCAAGCGATTTTCAGGCACAGAGTATGCTGAACAAGGCAGCGAGGCCTGGCGTATTGAGAGAGCCATAAAAGAAGCATTGTATCTCGCTGGGGTTTTTGTTCCTGGGGATGCCTTTCCATGGCTTGAATGGATAGATTTTCAAGGACATGTGGGTTCAATGAAAAGAACTTTTAAAGAAATCGATCAAGTCCTCGGAAATTGGCTTGAAGAACATTTTCAGAGAAAATTGCAAGGTGAAAGTAATGCTCAAAATGACTTCATGGACGTGTTGATATCAAAAATCCCAGAAGGCGCTGTAACATCTGGCCATACCCGTGAAACTGTTATCAAGGCAACATGTTTC ATTCTAATCTTTGCTGGCGCAGAAAGCACTTCTGTGGGCATGACATGGGTACTCTCCCTGTTGTTGAACCACCCAAAAGTGCTCAAGGCTGTACAAGAAGAGCTAGACAGCCAAGTCGGCCGAGAAAAGTGGGTTGAAGAGTCAGATATCAATAAACTGAAATACTTCCAAGCAGTTGTCAAAGAAACATTTCGGTTGTATCCTCCAGGCCCTGTAACAGTGATTCGTGAGGCCATGGAAGATTGTAATATCTGTGGTTACGATATCTCGAAGGGCACTCGTTTGATCGTTAACATATGGAAGTTGCACAGGGACCCACGAATTTGGCAAGACCCGGATGAGTTTCGGCCAGAAAGGTTTATGACAACTGAACCTGAAGCTGACGTTAAAGGTCAACAATTTGCGTATATTCCATTTAGCCATGGTCGAAGATCCTGCCCTGGAATGACTGCTGGTTTACAATTGGTACATTTAACTCTTGCTCGGCTACTTCAGGGATTTGATTTGGAAGCAGTTGAGGGCAAACCAGTTGATATGCAGGAAGCTTTGGGAATTGCGCTGCCCAAGTTGAAACCTCTTGAGGTTACCATCAAACCACGGCTTAATTCGGATCTTTATCAATGTGTTTGA